In one window of Gossypium hirsutum isolate 1008001.06 chromosome A01, Gossypium_hirsutum_v2.1, whole genome shotgun sequence DNA:
- the LOC121203674 gene encoding pentatricopeptide repeat-containing protein At3g48810 — protein sequence MYLKEGRSLLLKVKKPSIPFILNTNPVSTPIKEPQSDQNQSQIEESQVLDALKQEPNISLALNYFKSIANSNSFKHTLLTYQCMIRKLAIEPEIDGIQYLLQQMKLDGISCGEDLFVTVIDCYHQKGLGEQALKMFYRVKEFGCEPTVRIYNRVLDALLSENRLSMIGPVYGNMKRDGLVPDLHTYNILLKALCMNDKIDSACMLLDEMASVGYSPDAMSYATIVSSMCKLGKVEEARELVMRFRSYVSVYNALISGYCAEYKLKEAFGVLEDMLVEGLEPDVRSYSMIISSLSSTGNIELSLAVFAKMFVRGCSPNIYTFSSLIKGCFMEGRVHEAFDLWNRMVREGIETNLVFFNTVIHGLCSNGKVSKALSVSYQMEESGWSPNVVSYSSLINGFAKVGDLIGASETWNRMMSNGCHPNVVAYTSMVDVLCRHNMFDRAHFLIEKMVLENCAPNTVTFNAFIKGLCSNGQVDWAIKALEEMRHYGCAPNIVTYNELLDGLFKANRLEDVFGLIREIEEKGFEWNLVTYNTILSGFCHAGKLEEALQLLGKMLARGIKPDAITYNIIIFTYCRQGKVKTAVRLLDCVRASGDWQPDVVSYTSLIWGLCNWVGIEEAISYLNMMINEGICPNVATWHVFVQCLFNSLGHLGPIRVLDDILGNG from the coding sequence ATGTACTTAAAAGAAGGCCGCTCTTTATTGCTGAAAGTTAAGAAACCTTCAATCCCGTtcattttaaacacaaacccagtTTCAACTCCCATCAAAGAACCCCAATCCGACCAAAACCAGTCCCAAATCGAAGAATCCCAAGTCCTCGACGCATTAAAACAAGAACCCAACATTTCTTTAGCTTTAAACTATTTCAAATCAATAGCCAATTCAAATTCCTTCAAACACACCCTCCTAACCTACCAATGCATGATCCGTAAGCTCGCAATCGAACCCGAAATCGATGGTATTCAATATCTTTTGCAACAGATGAAATTAGATGGTATTAGTTGTGGTGAAGACTTGTTTGTGACTGTTATTGATTGTTATCATCAAAAGGGTTTAGGTGAACAAGCTTTGAAAATGTTTTATAGGGTTAAGGAATTCGGTTGTGAGCCGACTGTTAGGATTTATAATCGTGTTTTGGATGCATTGCTTAGTGAAAACCGGTTGTCGATGATCGGTCCGGTGTACGGTAATATGAAGAGAGACGGGTTGGTGCCAGATTTGCATACTTATAATATCCTTTTGAAAGCTTTGTGTATGAATGATAAGATAGATAGTGCTTGTATGTTGTTGGATGAAATGGCAAGCGTAGGGTATTCCCCGGATGCTATGAGCTATGCAACTATAGTTTCTTCGATGTGTAAACTCGGTAAAGTCGAAGAAGCTAGGGAGCTCGTGATGAGGTTTAGGTCGTATGTTAGTGTTTATAATGCATTGATTAGCGGGTATTGTGCGGAATATAAGCTTAAGGAAGCATTTGGTGTGTTGGAAGATATGTTGGTGGAAGGATTAGAACCCGATGTTAGATCGTATTCGATGATTATCAGTTCCCTTTCGAGTACGGGAAATATCGAGTTGTCGCTCGCGGTTTTTGCCAAGATGTTTGTGAGAGGGTGCAGCCCCAATATCTACACTTTTTCGTCTTTGATAAAGGGGTGTTTCATGGAAGGAAGGGTTCATGAAGCTTTTGACTTGTGGAACCGGATGGTTCGAGAGGGAATCGAAACGAATTTAGTTTTCTTTAACACGGTAATACACGGTCTCTGCTCAAACGGGAAGGTCAGCAAGGCTTTATCTGTTTCCTATCAGATGGAGGAAAGTGGCTGGTCTCCGAATGTAGTCTCGTATAGCTCTCTTATCAATGGATTTGCAAAGGTTGGTGATTTGATCGGTGCATCCGAAACATGGAATAGAATGATGTCTAACGGTTGTCACCCCAATGTCGTGGCATATACCAGCATGGTCGATGTTCTTTGCCGGCATAACATGTTCGACCGAGCTCATTTTCTTATCGAGAAGATGGTGTTGGAAAACTGTGCTCCGAACACGGTTACTTTCAATGCATTTATCAAAGGTTTATGTAGTAACGGCCAAGTTGATTGGGCAATAAAAGCACTAGAGGAAATGAGGCATTATGGTTGTGCACCTAACATCGTAACTTATAATGAGCTCTTAGATGGCCTCTTCAAAGCAAATAGACTAGAAGATGTGTTCGGGCTTATAAGGGAGATTGAAGAAAAAGGGTTCGAGTGGAATTTAGTCACTTACAACACCATTCTGTCCGGATTTTGTCATGCCGGTAAACTAGAGGAAGCTCTGCAACTTCTCGGGAAAATGCTGGCTCGAGGTATAAAACCCGATGCAATCACATATAACATAATAATCTTTACCTATTGTAGGCAGGGTAAGGTGAAGACCGCGGTCCGACTTTTGGATTGTGTTCGTGCTTCGGGCGATTGGCAACCCGACGTAGTCTCGTATACCAGTCTTATATGGGGTCTTTGTAATTGGGTTGGTATAGAAGAAGCCATCAGTTATCTTAATATGATGATAAACGAAGGGATATGTCCCAATGTTGCGACATGGCATGTTTTCGTCCAGTGTTTGTTTAACAGCTTAGGTCATTTGGGACCGATTCGAGTCTTGGATGATATTCTAGGTAACGGATGA